The Deinococcus seoulensis genome has a segment encoding these proteins:
- a CDS encoding sensor histidine kinase: MTLRWRLTLFYTALLALLLTSVGVTTLYLMRSSLIGGLDNELRGTYTQFTTYVQSTRVASELSLPLDAARNDPGQVSDSLMLARYQFPNSSLALEQIDVYDRQTLLDSLNRARTPEERAALLSTLEALRNASRRSLGVDTQQPISLSGDELAALIRSSSGQLFLNHLVHEPYRAAPTLMRLMVVLTPLPQVPAGSDGMGSVFGPNDGLSIVYVARSLSTVQDTLSKLKNVILLLFVVGLITAGSGAYVLAGQALQPLRRVQRAAERIGGQTLTERVPVPQTGDEVESLAMALNAMLGRLEDSFDAQRRFTSDASHELRTPVTAISGHAGYLLRRTNPTEQQQESLKIIQSESARLTNLIASLLQLARSDSGALLLSREPIFATLLLSDIARELAPLAQAQHTTLSAAGQEVAFEGDPDRLKQVIINLVSNALKAGAQTITLDSHAANSAAVGGPAVRLSVHDDGPGIPADQLERLFDRFYRLEDSRSRDQGGAGLGLSIARGIVDAHGGRIWLESEVGRGTTAHVELPIGNVPVLDEDDVP; encoded by the coding sequence ACGCTCCGCTGGCGACTGACCCTGTTCTACACCGCGCTGCTGGCCCTGCTGCTGACCAGCGTGGGCGTCACGACGCTGTACCTGATGCGCAGCAGCCTGATCGGCGGGCTGGACAACGAACTGCGCGGCACGTACACGCAGTTCACCACCTACGTGCAGAGCACCCGCGTGGCCAGCGAACTGTCCCTGCCGCTGGACGCCGCCCGCAACGACCCCGGTCAGGTGTCCGACTCGCTGATGCTGGCCCGCTACCAGTTCCCGAACTCCAGCCTCGCGCTGGAGCAGATCGACGTGTACGACCGGCAGACGCTGCTGGACTCCCTGAACCGCGCCCGCACCCCCGAGGAACGCGCCGCGCTGCTCAGCACCCTCGAGGCCCTGCGTAACGCGTCGCGCCGCTCGCTGGGCGTGGACACCCAGCAGCCCATCAGCCTGTCCGGCGACGAACTGGCGGCCCTGATCCGCTCCAGCAGCGGGCAACTGTTCCTGAACCACCTGGTGCACGAACCGTACCGCGCCGCCCCCACCCTGATGCGCCTGATGGTCGTCCTGACACCGCTGCCGCAGGTTCCGGCCGGCAGTGACGGCATGGGCAGCGTGTTCGGCCCGAACGACGGCCTGAGCATCGTGTACGTCGCGCGGTCCCTGAGCACCGTGCAGGACACCCTCTCGAAGTTGAAGAACGTGATCCTGCTGCTGTTCGTGGTGGGCCTGATCACCGCCGGCAGCGGCGCGTACGTGCTGGCCGGGCAGGCCCTGCAACCCCTGCGCCGCGTGCAGCGCGCCGCTGAACGCATCGGCGGGCAGACCCTCACCGAACGCGTACCCGTCCCGCAGACCGGCGACGAGGTCGAATCGCTCGCCATGGCCCTGAACGCCATGCTGGGCCGCCTGGAGGACAGCTTCGACGCGCAGCGCCGATTCACCAGCGACGCCAGCCACGAACTGCGCACGCCGGTCACGGCCATCAGCGGGCACGCCGGGTACCTGCTGCGCCGCACCAACCCCACCGAGCAGCAGCAGGAAAGCCTGAAGATCATCCAGAGCGAATCCGCGCGCCTGACCAACCTGATCGCCAGCCTGCTGCAACTGGCCCGCAGTGACAGCGGCGCGCTGCTGCTGAGCCGCGAACCCATCTTCGCCACGCTGCTGCTGTCCGACATTGCCCGCGAACTCGCGCCGCTGGCGCAGGCGCAGCACACCACCCTGAGCGCCGCCGGTCAGGAGGTCGCCTTCGAGGGAGACCCGGACCGCCTGAAACAGGTGATCATCAACCTCGTCAGCAACGCCCTGAAGGCCGGCGCGCAGACCATCACGCTCGACAGTCACGCCGCCAACAGCGCCGCCGTGGGCGGACCGGCCGTGCGCCTGAGCGTGCACGACGACGGCCCCGGCATTCCCGCCGATCAACTCGAGCGGCTGTTCGACCGTTTCTACCGCCTGGAAGACAGCCGCAGCCGCGACCAGGGCGGCGCGGGCCTGGGCCTGAGCATCGCGCGCGGCATCGTGGACGCCCACGGCGGCCGCATCTGGCTGGAAAGCGAGGTCGGACGCGGCACCACCGCCCACGTCGAACTGCCCATCGGGAACGTGCCCGTGCTGGACGAGGACGACGTCCCGTAA
- the argR gene encoding arginine repressor, producing MPGSLSKEQRQKRIQDIIARESVSTQGELVERLRQGGIRVTQATVSRDINELRLVRLPVGKGRHRYALAQTTGHTDALEELARLFQNFVHDVDRGENMLVIRTAEGHASGVALLLDRVRRDDIVGTIAGEDTIFVVARTTAEAESIMEEFHALMLG from the coding sequence ATGCCGGGATCGCTGAGCAAGGAACAACGTCAGAAACGCATTCAGGACATCATCGCCAGAGAAAGCGTCAGCACCCAGGGTGAACTGGTCGAACGCCTCCGTCAGGGCGGCATCCGCGTCACGCAGGCCACCGTCAGCCGCGACATCAACGAACTGCGCCTCGTGCGCCTCCCGGTCGGCAAGGGCCGCCACCGCTACGCCCTGGCGCAGACGACCGGGCACACCGACGCCCTGGAGGAACTCGCCCGCCTGTTCCAGAACTTCGTGCACGACGTGGACCGGGGCGAGAACATGCTGGTCATCCGCACCGCCGAGGGACACGCCAGCGGCGTCGCGCTGCTGCTCGACCGGGTGCGCCGCGACGACATCGTCGGCACCATCGCCGGAGAGGACACCATCTTCGTCGTGGCCCGCACCACCGCCGAGGCCGAGAGCATCATGGAGGAATTCCACGCCCTGATGCTGGGATAA
- the coaBC gene encoding bifunctional phosphopantothenoylcysteine decarboxylase/phosphopantothenate--cysteine ligase CoaBC produces the protein MNALKSGPTVLVIVGGSMAAVKAPSVLRRLRERGAAVQVIATRAALAFITELSLSTAADGPVGTDEHWFEARPDALHLTHARADVAVVVGASAELLAGAAHGHANELALATLLSVRGPVLWVPAMNELMWTHPAVQANAATLRGWGHAFLGPEVGAFGTRGEGSGVGRMSEPGDIADAALALLSPLSPAPVRDLEGVRVVVSAGPTREYLDPVRFISNPSSGKMGFAVAEEARDRGADVTLVTGPVNLPDPAGMRVVRIESALELRDAVVEAARAAGIVVMTAAVADYRAAAQSGEKQAKVAGDVTIHLTPNPDILAQLGQEKGERVLVGFAMETHAGVERAALKAQRKNADFILLNYPTREGTAFGGDDNQVTLVRPDGSHEDWPRVSKREVARRLLDEAARRLPGRTAGPATASTTPPIE, from the coding sequence GTGAATGCGTTGAAGTCCGGGCCGACCGTGCTGGTGATCGTGGGTGGCAGCATGGCGGCGGTGAAGGCCCCGTCGGTGCTGCGGCGGCTGCGTGAGCGGGGGGCGGCGGTGCAGGTGATCGCCACGCGCGCGGCGCTGGCGTTCATCACGGAACTGAGCCTGAGTACGGCGGCGGACGGCCCGGTCGGCACGGACGAGCACTGGTTCGAGGCCCGGCCCGACGCGCTGCACCTGACGCACGCGCGGGCGGACGTGGCGGTGGTGGTGGGCGCGTCGGCGGAGTTGCTGGCCGGGGCGGCGCACGGGCACGCGAACGAGCTGGCGCTGGCGACGCTGCTGAGCGTGCGCGGGCCCGTGCTGTGGGTGCCCGCCATGAACGAACTGATGTGGACGCACCCGGCGGTGCAGGCGAACGCGGCCACCCTGCGCGGCTGGGGGCACGCGTTCCTGGGGCCGGAGGTCGGGGCCTTCGGGACGCGCGGCGAGGGCAGCGGCGTGGGCCGCATGAGCGAGCCGGGCGACATCGCGGACGCGGCGCTGGCCCTCCTGTCACCGCTCTCCCCTGCCCCGGTGCGGGACCTGGAGGGCGTGCGGGTGGTCGTGTCGGCCGGCCCGACCCGCGAGTACCTGGACCCGGTGCGGTTCATCAGCAACCCGTCGAGCGGCAAGATGGGCTTCGCGGTGGCCGAGGAGGCCCGCGACCGGGGGGCGGACGTGACGCTGGTGACCGGCCCGGTGAACCTGCCGGACCCGGCGGGGATGCGGGTCGTGCGGATCGAGTCGGCGCTGGAACTGCGGGACGCAGTGGTGGAGGCGGCGCGCGCGGCGGGTATCGTGGTGATGACGGCGGCGGTCGCGGATTACCGCGCGGCTGCCCAGAGCGGCGAGAAGCAGGCGAAGGTGGCGGGCGACGTGACCATTCACCTGACGCCGAACCCGGACATCCTGGCGCAACTGGGGCAGGAGAAGGGGGAGCGCGTGCTGGTGGGCTTCGCGATGGAGACGCACGCGGGCGTGGAACGCGCGGCCCTCAAGGCGCAGCGGAAGAACGCGGATTTCATCCTGCTGAACTACCCGACGCGCGAGGGCACGGCGTTCGGCGGGGATGACAATCAGGTGACGCTGGTGCGCCCGGACGGCTCGCATGAGGACTGGCCGCGCGTCAGCAAGCGCGAGGTGGCGCGGCGACTGCTGGATGAGGCGGCGCGGCGCCTGCCGGGTCGGACGGCCGGACCAGCGACGGCCTCCACCACCCCGCCCATTGAATAA
- the phoU gene encoding phosphate signaling complex protein PhoU, producing MREALENDLRAVLNGALNMLGTVERMLPVAADVLLRENVDRLPEVKALDREVDAQEAQIEAECLRIIALHQPVARDLRMVALILKSLSDIERMGDYVVHVAEDGAELAQAPALKRYVNLARMLERLGEMSENLRTAIADRDVTRAEATVQMDDEVDDLYEQIQRELVTYMLEDPRNISKALMLMRVGRSLERVGDHMENIAERVRYWVTGQREG from the coding sequence ATGCGTGAAGCCCTTGAAAACGATCTACGTGCCGTCCTGAACGGCGCCCTGAACATGCTCGGCACGGTCGAGCGGATGCTGCCCGTGGCGGCCGACGTGCTGCTGCGTGAGAACGTGGACCGCCTGCCGGAAGTCAAGGCCCTGGACCGCGAGGTGGACGCGCAGGAGGCGCAGATCGAGGCCGAGTGCCTGCGGATCATCGCGCTGCACCAGCCGGTCGCGCGGGACCTGCGGATGGTCGCGCTGATCCTCAAGAGCCTGAGTGACATCGAGCGCATGGGCGATTACGTGGTGCACGTCGCCGAGGACGGCGCGGAGCTCGCGCAGGCCCCGGCGCTCAAGCGGTACGTGAACCTCGCGCGGATGCTCGAGCGGCTGGGCGAGATGAGCGAGAACCTGCGCACCGCCATCGCCGACCGTGACGTGACGCGCGCCGAGGCGACCGTGCAGATGGACGACGAGGTCGACGACCTGTACGAACAGATCCAGCGTGAACTGGTCACGTACATGCTCGAGGACCCCCGCAACATCAGCAAGGCGCTGATGCTGATGCGGGTGGGCCGCAGCCTGGAACGCGTGGGTGACCACATGGAGAACATCGCCGAGCGCGTGCGTTACTGGGTGACCGGGCAGCGCGAGGGCTGA
- a CDS encoding sensor histidine kinase, protein MAWMDALPQAVLLTRAGLVTRVNASAVRLWGVPQERASGRPVLEVVRRHTLETLLERGGELELEVTGRTLRCTATRSGEHTALIVEDITEHRRREAELREATAVLSHEFRTPVAALRGVLEALEYDMPRDLSQNFVRQGLQETERLARLVEDLAVGFRPTRARTLPLAEAFTRAERLLSAELHARGAAVTFGADHLVRADPDKLLQVLLNLIENALKYGPAGPGTTIEVVTAERGTWVEVSVLDRGTPIPDTENLFRAHTRGRAATGQGSGMGLYIVRSIVQGWGGQAWAERRGDANAFCFTLPGVGGLGL, encoded by the coding sequence ATGGCGTGGATGGACGCGCTGCCGCAGGCGGTCCTGCTGACCCGCGCGGGGCTGGTCACGCGCGTGAACGCCTCTGCCGTGCGGCTGTGGGGCGTGCCGCAGGAGCGCGCCTCGGGCCGCCCGGTGCTGGAGGTCGTGCGGCGGCACACGCTGGAAACGCTGCTGGAACGCGGCGGGGAACTGGAACTGGAGGTCACGGGCCGCACGCTGCGCTGCACGGCCACCCGCAGCGGCGAGCACACGGCGCTGATCGTGGAGGACATCACCGAGCACCGCCGCCGCGAGGCGGAACTGCGCGAGGCGACCGCCGTGCTGAGCCACGAGTTCCGCACGCCGGTCGCGGCGCTGCGCGGGGTGCTGGAGGCGCTGGAGTACGACATGCCGCGTGACCTGTCGCAGAACTTCGTGCGGCAGGGCCTGCAGGAGACCGAGCGGCTGGCGCGGCTGGTCGAGGACCTCGCGGTGGGGTTCCGGCCCACGCGGGCGCGGACGCTGCCGCTGGCCGAGGCGTTCACGCGCGCCGAGCGGCTGCTGAGCGCCGAACTGCACGCGCGCGGCGCGGCCGTCACGTTCGGCGCGGATCACCTGGTGCGCGCCGACCCGGACAAGCTGCTGCAGGTGCTGCTGAACCTGATCGAGAACGCCCTGAAGTACGGCCCGGCCGGTCCCGGCACGACCATCGAGGTCGTCACGGCCGAGCGGGGCACCTGGGTGGAGGTCAGCGTGCTGGACCGGGGCACCCCAATTCCCGATACCGAGAACCTGTTCCGGGCGCACACGCGGGGCCGCGCGGCGACCGGGCAGGGCAGCGGCATGGGCCTGTACATCGTCCGGAGCATCGTGCAGGGCTGGGGCGGTCAGGCGTGGGCCGAGCGGCGCGGCGACGCGAACGCCTTCTGTTTCACGCTGCCCGGCGTGGGCGGCCTGGGCCTGTAG
- a CDS encoding response regulator transcription factor — protein sequence MSHVVVIEDEGTVRDVLRFHLERAGLRVTALDSTAGALDALNGADALVLDWMLPGESGLGFLRRLRADAELRRLPVLMLTARAAEAERVEGLESGADDYLTKPFSAAELVARVRALLRRTQPEVPPTMTNGPLTVDVGAAEARVSGSRLNLTRREFDLLAFLTQHVGRVYSRTELLDRVWGADFLGGERTVDQHVTQLRAHLGDDPSRPGFLETVRGKGYRMRPWTDAP from the coding sequence ATGAGCCACGTCGTTGTCATCGAGGATGAGGGAACAGTGCGGGACGTCCTGCGCTTTCACCTGGAGCGGGCGGGGCTGCGGGTCACGGCCCTGGATTCCACGGCGGGCGCCCTGGACGCCCTGAACGGCGCCGACGCCCTGGTGCTGGACTGGATGCTGCCCGGCGAGAGCGGCCTGGGGTTCCTGCGCCGCCTGCGCGCCGACGCGGAACTGCGCCGACTGCCGGTGCTGATGCTGACCGCACGCGCCGCCGAGGCCGAGCGGGTCGAGGGGCTGGAATCCGGCGCGGACGACTACCTGACCAAGCCGTTCTCGGCGGCGGAACTGGTGGCGCGCGTGCGGGCGTTGCTGCGGCGCACGCAGCCGGAGGTGCCGCCCACCATGACGAACGGCCCACTGACCGTGGACGTGGGGGCCGCCGAGGCCCGCGTGAGTGGCAGCCGCCTGAACCTGACCCGCCGGGAGTTCGACCTGCTGGCGTTCCTGACGCAGCACGTGGGCCGCGTGTACTCGCGCACGGAACTGCTCGACCGGGTGTGGGGCGCGGACTTCCTGGGCGGCGAGCGCACGGTGGATCAGCACGTGACGCAGTTGCGCGCGCACCTGGGGGACGATCCCAGCCGTCCCGGTTTCCTGGAGACGGTGCGCGGCAAGGGCTACCGCATGCGCCCCTGGACGGACGCCCCATGA
- the metK gene encoding methionine adenosyltransferase, with amino-acid sequence MRKYYTSESVSEGHPDKLADFISDSILDEFLRQEPTSRVAVETLLTTGMAVVAGEVRAETAHVDVQKTVREAVKQVGYTRANYGFDAEYSAVLVSIHEQSPEIATGVDTSEEWRAMTPEQRADPANAHSMVGAGDQGLMFGYATDETPELMPLPISLAHKLTRRLAELRKDGTLPYLRPDAKAQVTVVRDGEPHEATQTLVDTVVISTQHSEDVTQEQIRADMLEHVIRAVIPAEYLTDDTKYFINPSGRFVIGGPHGDTGLTGRKIIVDTYGGAVPHGGGAFSGKDPTKVDRSAAYYARFIAKNVVAAGLARRALVEIAYAIGRAGPVSLRVDTYGTGTVSDEQLAALIAAHFDARPQSIIAELDLQRPIYAQTAAYGHFGRPEFPWEQTPKAGALKTAAGQ; translated from the coding sequence ATGCGGAAATACTACACCTCGGAATCGGTGTCCGAAGGGCACCCTGACAAGCTCGCCGACTTCATCTCGGACAGCATCCTCGACGAGTTCCTGCGCCAGGAACCCACCAGTCGCGTGGCCGTCGAGACCCTCCTGACCACCGGCATGGCCGTCGTGGCGGGCGAGGTCCGCGCCGAGACCGCGCACGTGGACGTGCAGAAGACCGTCCGCGAGGCCGTCAAGCAGGTCGGTTACACCCGCGCCAACTACGGCTTCGACGCCGAGTACAGCGCGGTGCTGGTCAGCATCCACGAGCAGAGCCCCGAGATCGCCACCGGCGTGGACACCAGCGAGGAGTGGCGCGCCATGACTCCCGAGCAGCGCGCCGACCCGGCCAACGCGCACTCCATGGTGGGTGCGGGCGACCAGGGCCTGATGTTCGGTTACGCCACCGACGAGACCCCGGAACTGATGCCGCTGCCCATCAGCCTCGCGCACAAGCTGACGCGCCGCCTCGCCGAGCTGCGCAAGGACGGCACGCTGCCGTACCTGCGCCCCGACGCCAAGGCCCAGGTCACGGTCGTCCGGGACGGCGAGCCCCACGAGGCCACCCAGACCCTGGTGGACACCGTCGTCATCAGCACCCAGCACAGCGAGGATGTCACGCAGGAACAGATCCGCGCCGACATGCTTGAGCACGTCATCCGCGCCGTGATCCCTGCCGAGTACCTGACCGACGACACCAAGTACTTCATCAACCCGTCGGGCCGCTTCGTCATCGGCGGTCCGCACGGCGACACCGGCCTGACCGGCCGCAAGATCATCGTGGACACCTACGGCGGGGCCGTCCCGCACGGCGGCGGCGCGTTCAGCGGCAAGGACCCCACCAAGGTCGACCGCTCGGCCGCGTACTACGCCCGCTTCATCGCCAAGAACGTCGTGGCTGCCGGACTGGCCCGCCGCGCGCTGGTCGAGATCGCGTACGCCATCGGCCGCGCCGGGCCCGTCAGCCTGCGCGTGGACACCTACGGCACCGGCACCGTCAGCGACGAGCAGCTGGCCGCACTGATCGCCGCGCACTTCGACGCCCGCCCGCAGTCGATCATCGCGGAACTGGACCTGCAACGCCCCATCTACGCGCAGACCGCCGCCTACGGTCACTTCGGCCGCCCGGAGTTCCCCTGGGAGCAGACGCCCAAGGCCGGGGCACTGAAGACTGCCGCAGGGCAGTAA
- the coaD gene encoding pantetheine-phosphate adenylyltransferase: MNAVFPGSFDPITSGHMDVLTRAAKIFDHVTVTVMHNARKQGRHLFTLEERMDILRGATAHLPNVRVDTFGGLLVDYMARQEPGSVILRGLRAVSDYEYELQIAHLNRQIGDAETVFIMAATRWSFVSSSMVREIASYGGDVSEMVPRASAAALRRKHADVYAEREAEKEEQRQAQQEQPGR, from the coding sequence ATGAACGCTGTCTTTCCCGGGTCGTTCGACCCCATCACCAGCGGGCACATGGACGTCCTGACGCGCGCCGCGAAGATCTTCGACCACGTGACCGTGACGGTCATGCACAACGCCCGCAAGCAGGGCCGCCACCTGTTCACGCTGGAGGAACGCATGGACATCCTGCGCGGGGCGACCGCGCACCTGCCGAACGTCCGGGTGGACACCTTCGGGGGCCTGCTGGTGGACTACATGGCCCGCCAGGAGCCGGGCAGCGTGATCCTGCGCGGCCTGCGGGCGGTCAGCGACTATGAGTACGAGTTGCAGATCGCGCACCTGAACCGCCAGATCGGGGACGCCGAGACGGTGTTCATCATGGCCGCCACCCGCTGGAGTTTCGTGAGCAGTTCCATGGTCCGCGAGATCGCCAGTTACGGCGGCGACGTGAGCGAGATGGTCCCGCGCGCCAGTGCCGCCGCGCTGCGCCGTAAGCACGCCGACGTGTACGCCGAACGCGAGGCCGAGAAGGAAGAGCAGAGGCAGGCGCAGCAGGAACAGCCGGGCCGCTGA
- a CDS encoding RsmD family RNA methyltransferase yields the protein MSLRILGGSAKGRALEVPDSARPSGARIRKSLFDLLAARLPEGTFLDMHGGSGAIGLEAASRGYRVTLIEMDGRAVKALEANARALGLRARILKGDAQSLMPALGPFDIVFSDPPYDVDIPALAANLLARNVVRPGGLLICQHPDRARLPERAGYTREVREYGSNSLTIYERDEPTEEPTDGADGHEGAAEVG from the coding sequence ATGAGCCTGCGCATTCTGGGCGGCAGCGCCAAGGGCCGCGCGCTGGAAGTGCCGGACAGCGCCCGGCCCAGCGGCGCGCGCATCCGCAAGAGCCTGTTCGACCTGCTGGCCGCGCGCCTGCCGGAAGGGACCTTCCTGGACATGCACGGCGGCAGCGGCGCCATCGGCCTGGAAGCCGCCAGCCGTGGGTACCGGGTGACGCTGATCGAGATGGACGGCCGCGCCGTGAAGGCGCTCGAGGCGAACGCCCGCGCGCTGGGCCTGCGTGCCCGCATCCTGAAAGGTGACGCGCAGAGCCTGATGCCCGCACTCGGGCCGTTCGATATCGTGTTCAGCGACCCGCCGTACGACGTGGATATTCCCGCGCTGGCCGCGAACCTGCTCGCGCGGAACGTGGTGCGGCCCGGCGGCCTGCTGATCTGTCAGCATCCGGACCGTGCTCGCCTGCCTGAACGGGCCGGGTACACCCGCGAGGTCCGCGAGTACGGCAGTAACAGCCTGACCATCTATGAACGCGACGAACCCACCGAAGAACCGACGGACGGCGCTGATGGCCATGAAGGCGCGGCGGAAGTAGGGTAA
- a CDS encoding DUF3248 domain-containing protein, whose product MSADLPSDLPGDPNGDPPVTPDLLRQLEALGGQLVWRIGKDEASDDVIVRLGFASATPRFAHLSRLRSAGDAELQAALAENRVVIEWVD is encoded by the coding sequence ATGAGTGCCGACCTGCCCAGTGACCTGCCCGGCGACCCGAACGGCGACCCCCCGGTCACGCCGGACCTGCTGCGCCAGCTGGAAGCGCTGGGCGGGCAGCTGGTGTGGCGCATCGGGAAGGACGAGGCCAGCGACGACGTGATCGTCCGGCTGGGCTTCGCGTCGGCCACGCCCCGCTTCGCGCACCTCTCAAGGCTCCGCAGCGCCGGGGACGCCGAGTTGCAGGCCGCGCTGGCCGAGAACCGCGTCGTGATCGAATGGGTGGACTGA
- a CDS encoding DUF3809 domain-containing protein, producing MIFDAEQTFTLTFPGDRDAALAFVRDPARALGRLRFLRDLRAGEGGVRGELVVPLPGLGDADLPFHSLLSLTQDGADLIPQALSGERAWVEVAGQARVQDAGPQPELHFAFQFRAHLATPDAQGWGGAAFEKMIRAAASRTLDRVARELPGSIQAALPGPPA from the coding sequence GTGATCTTCGACGCCGAGCAGACCTTCACGCTGACGTTCCCCGGCGACCGGGACGCCGCGCTGGCCTTCGTGCGCGACCCGGCCCGCGCGCTGGGCCGCCTGCGCTTCCTGCGGGACCTGCGCGCCGGTGAGGGCGGCGTGCGCGGCGAACTGGTCGTGCCGCTGCCGGGCCTGGGGGACGCCGACCTGCCGTTCCACAGCCTCCTGAGCCTCACGCAGGACGGCGCGGACCTGATCCCGCAGGCCCTGAGCGGCGAGCGCGCCTGGGTGGAGGTCGCCGGGCAGGCGCGCGTGCAGGACGCCGGTCCGCAGCCCGAGTTGCACTTCGCCTTCCAGTTCCGCGCGCACCTCGCCACGCCCGACGCGCAGGGCTGGGGCGGCGCGGCCTTCGAGAAGATGATCCGCGCCGCCGCCAGCCGCACCCTGGACCGCGTGGCCCGCGAACTGCCCGGCAGCATCCAGGCCGCGCTGCCCGGCCCACCCGCCTGA
- the rsfS gene encoding ribosome silencing factor yields MTPDTRTLTQLQAIVDAARERRAEDVTVLDLTDVSSTLEYFVICTATAGLQLNAVQENIREKAMAAGLPRPSVEGPSERWLLLAFGGGIVVHIMTKDAREYYDLEGLWSDARALDFPDVQDSPKA; encoded by the coding sequence ATGACACCAGACACCCGCACCCTGACCCAACTGCAAGCCATCGTGGACGCCGCCCGTGAACGCCGCGCCGAGGACGTCACGGTCCTCGACCTGACCGACGTCAGCTCCACCCTGGAGTACTTCGTGATCTGCACCGCCACCGCCGGGTTGCAGCTGAACGCCGTGCAGGAGAACATCCGCGAGAAGGCCATGGCCGCCGGTCTGCCCCGCCCCAGCGTGGAAGGCCCCAGCGAACGCTGGCTGCTGCTCGCCTTCGGCGGCGGCATCGTCGTGCACATCATGACCAAGGACGCCCGCGAGTACTACGACCTCGAAGGCCTCTGGAGCGACGCGCGCGCCCTGGACTTCCCGGACGTGCAGGACAGCCCGAAAGCCTGA
- a CDS encoding LCP family protein has product MTRPPRIAGLRALQAFGLTLSCLSLGGFALLSGAGRTVASAVVPGAAPQFTVLIAGRDIVYCYYQQPCKDQDQRTGLVQPPNTDTVMLVKVDGSRVRVLNIPRDTNVGPFDRFSSIAAQKVNSQYFSGGPEALTRAVETITGERVDSYVIVRTDYVERVIDALGGLDVTVPEGGIEWIDRAAGVNLQLTAGPHHLEGEEAVLFLRVRKGFGDDYGRIDHQKQALTQLAGRLKSAQGLAALPTILGGIGNGVETNADPNTLAALRPFLSQLKLSFATLPTDEIPGTFNLAVNRERLAALWGDTPAPVTATPDVKVSVVDASGANLGAGLKTALTALGYPDVQVTVAPPSQEASQVFTQQDVAQAGVLADLLNLPRLQGERFPVTAGEVGVLLGRDAQGTLSELAALAGTPVAPDPPVADDAALPGPSPEPLPADAPGSN; this is encoded by the coding sequence GTGACCCGCCCGCCCCGGATTGCCGGGCTGCGCGCCCTGCAGGCGTTCGGCCTGACCCTGTCGTGCCTGTCGCTGGGGGGCTTCGCGCTGCTCAGCGGGGCGGGCCGCACGGTCGCGTCGGCGGTGGTGCCGGGCGCCGCGCCGCAGTTCACGGTGCTGATCGCCGGGCGGGACATCGTGTACTGCTACTACCAGCAGCCCTGCAAGGATCAGGATCAGCGGACGGGGCTGGTGCAACCGCCGAACACGGACACGGTCATGCTGGTCAAGGTGGACGGTTCGCGCGTGCGGGTGCTGAACATCCCGCGTGACACGAACGTCGGGCCGTTCGACCGTTTCAGTTCCATCGCGGCGCAGAAGGTGAACAGTCAGTACTTCTCGGGCGGCCCGGAGGCGCTCACGCGGGCCGTGGAGACCATCACGGGTGAACGGGTGGACTCGTACGTGATCGTGCGCACCGATTACGTCGAGCGGGTCATCGACGCGCTGGGCGGCCTGGACGTGACGGTGCCCGAGGGCGGCATCGAGTGGATCGACCGGGCGGCGGGCGTGAACCTGCAACTGACGGCCGGGCCGCACCACCTGGAAGGCGAGGAGGCCGTGCTGTTCCTGCGGGTCCGGAAGGGCTTCGGGGACGATTACGGCCGCATCGACCACCAGAAGCAGGCGTTGACGCAGCTGGCGGGCCGCCTGAAGTCCGCGCAGGGCCTCGCGGCGCTGCCCACCATCCTGGGCGGCATCGGGAACGGCGTGGAGACGAACGCCGACCCGAACACCCTGGCGGCCCTGCGGCCGTTCCTGAGTCAGCTGAAACTGAGTTTCGCGACGCTCCCCACCGACGAGATTCCCGGCACGTTCAACCTCGCCGTGAACCGCGAGCGGCTGGCCGCGCTGTGGGGCGACACCCCGGCCCCCGTGACGGCCACGCCGGACGTGAAGGTGTCGGTCGTGGATGCCAGCGGCGCGAACCTGGGCGCGGGCCTGAAGACGGCCCTGACGGCACTCGGCTACCCGGACGTGCAGGTGACGGTCGCGCCGCCCAGCCAGGAGGCCAGTCAGGTGTTCACGCAGCAGGACGTGGCGCAGGCCGGGGTGCTGGCCGACCTGCTGAACCTGCCGCGCCTGCAGGGCGAACGCTTCCCGGTCACGGCGGGCGAGGTGGGCGTGCTGCTGGGCCGCGACGCCCAGGGCACCCTGAGCGAACTGGCCGCGCTGGCCGGCACCCCGGTGGCCCCCGATCCCCCGGTAGCCGACGACGCCGCGCTGCCGGGCCCGTCACCCGAACCGCTGCCCGCCGACGCACCCGGCAGTAACTGA